The segment ACGACAGCTCCGCTGCTTTTCAGACAGAAGTCACCAAACTGTTGGCAAATGGGAAGCCAGTTCGTGTTCTGGTTCCCATTGTGTGCTAGATACGATATCGCTGCTGCCGATGATGCAGCCGCCATGTTAAACGCCAGGGCCGCCTGTTAATCAtatacattttagtttttttttcttgaagatGAGGTTTTAAGACTATCCAcaaaaattaaagaaacaaTTTACCCACTAAACCATAATTTACACtaataatatatcaatttaCAGAACACAAACAGATCATAAAACAtacgaaattaatattttttttacgtTAAAAGCTGAAACATcatctaatttaaaataaaaataatttttaaaaacgtaagtacaaaaaaaaactggagGAGATAAATAGGGGTTTGAGTATGTACAGTGTCAAGAACGAGCAAGAGGAGCCTTGGAGCAGTGGCGAGAGGACGAACGATGGTAACGACAGAGATAGGAAGAGACAGGACGAGATATCCTGAAACTATGGACATGGCAATCACAAAGAACCTGAAGACAACAACACATGACATAATTAGGTGACTTAAGGCACAAGTAAACAGTATTATTGATTAGATACATCAATAAACTCGTAACTGGAAAGTTGGTATATCGTCGTAGCCAGCTTGGAACTGCAAGAACTGTGTAAAGAAGGGAAGAGTCTCGTCGCTTGTAAACATGGTTCCAGCTGCTACTGATGCTGCAACAATGGCAGCTAAACGGAGGAGGAAGTCGAAGATCGAGAGACCTCTCTTGTATCCACCTGAGCCACTAGTAGTATGGTCTTTAGCCACACCGATTAGAGGAGCTTTTCCTTTCATTGCTGAGCTTGATTCTGCAGGGACATCAATAATGGTTGATTCGTTCTTCATCTTTCTTGAGACTAGCTAGTGTTCTGTGTTGCTTTGAAAAAGGAGAATCAATATAGAATGTTTGATGTGCTTTGGTGGTGAAGAAAAGGAACAAGAGTAGAGCTTTTATA is part of the Raphanus sativus cultivar WK10039 chromosome 5, ASM80110v3, whole genome shotgun sequence genome and harbors:
- the LOC130512729 gene encoding casparian strip membrane protein 2-like translates to MKNESTIIDVPAESSSAMKGKAPLIGVAKDHTTSGSGGYKRGLSIFDFLLRLAAIVAASVAAGTMFTSDETLPFFTQFLQFQAGYDDIPTFQFFVIAMSIVSGYLVLSLPISVVTIVRPLATAPRLLLLVLDTAALAFNMAAASSAAAISYLAHNGNQNTNWLPICQQFGDFCLKSSGAVVSSFVAVVFFTILVVLSGVALKRH